A section of the Larus michahellis chromosome 1, bLarMic1.1, whole genome shotgun sequence genome encodes:
- the SLC35B4 gene encoding nucleotide sugar transporter SLC35B4 isoform X3: MHPAVAVGLVFGGCCSNVVFLELLARQFPGCGNIVTFSQFLFIAVEGFIFETNFGRKKPAIPIRYYFIMVAMFFTVSVVNNYALNLNIAMPLHMIFRSGSLIASMALGIIILKKRYSVYKYTSIALVSLGIFTCTFMSAKQVASDSSLNEDDGPQVFLWWLLGIAALTFALLMSARMGIFQEMLYKQFGKHSKEALFYNHALPLPGFLLLAPNIYHHAVLFSQTESTCPSAVLLPDLILQLLPPAEKLLSPDPLCPSPPRGSWRPMANAPGECS, encoded by the exons ATGCACCCGGCCGTGGCGGTAGGACTGGTGTTCGGCGGCTGCTGCAGCAACGTGGtgttcctggagctgctggccag GCAGTTTCCAGGATGTGGGAACATAGTGACATTCTCCCAGTTCCTGTTTATTGCGGTGGAAGGCTTTATATTCGAAACCAACTTTGGGAGGAAGAAGCCGGCCATACCAATAAG GTACTATTTCATCATGGTGGCCATGTTCTTCACTGTCAGTGTCGTCAACAACTATGCCCTGAACTTAAATATCGCCATGCCGTTGCACATGATCTTCAGATCA GGCTCTCTCATAGCAAGCATGGCTCTAGGTAtcataattttgaagaaaag ATACAGCGTATATAAATACACGTCCATAGCCCTGGTGTCGCTGGGGATCTTTACCTGCACTTTCATGTCTGCAAAGCAAGTG GCATCTGACTCCAGCTTAAATGAAGACGACGGACCCCAAGTTTTCTTGTGGTGGCTGCTAG GTATTGCTGCACTCACCTTCGCCCTCCTCATGTCTGCCAGGATGGGGATTTTCCAGGAGATGCTGTACAAGCAGTTTGGGAAGCACTCCAAAGAAGCCCTTTTTTACAAC CATGCGTTACCACTCCCTGGCTTTCTCCTCCTGGCCCCAAACATCTACCACCATGCAGTCCTCTTCAGCCAGACCG AAAGCACGTGCCCATCTGCTGTGCTCCTGCCCGACCTtatcctccagctgctgccaccagctgAGAAGCTGCTTTCCCCAGATCCCCTGTGCCCATCTCCTCCTCGTGGCTCGTGGCGGCCGATGGCGAACGCACCAGGCGAATGCAGCTGA
- the SLC35B4 gene encoding nucleotide sugar transporter SLC35B4 isoform X1, with product MHPAVAVGLVFGGCCSNVVFLELLARQFPGCGNIVTFSQFLFIAVEGFIFETNFGRKKPAIPIRYYFIMVAMFFTVSVVNNYALNLNIAMPLHMIFRSGSLIASMALGIIILKKRYSVYKYTSIALVSLGIFTCTFMSAKQVASDSSLNEDDGPQVFLWWLLGIAALTFALLMSARMGIFQEMLYKQFGKHSKEALFYNHALPLPGFLLLAPNIYHHAVLFSQTEPFQIPVIGLTLPIMWFYLLMNVVTQYVCIRGVFILTTECTSLTVTLVVTLRKFVSLIFSILYFRNPFTAWHWLGTTFVFVGTLMYTEVWNSLGPFLARWRKRPKEE from the exons ATGCACCCGGCCGTGGCGGTAGGACTGGTGTTCGGCGGCTGCTGCAGCAACGTGGtgttcctggagctgctggccag GCAGTTTCCAGGATGTGGGAACATAGTGACATTCTCCCAGTTCCTGTTTATTGCGGTGGAAGGCTTTATATTCGAAACCAACTTTGGGAGGAAGAAGCCGGCCATACCAATAAG GTACTATTTCATCATGGTGGCCATGTTCTTCACTGTCAGTGTCGTCAACAACTATGCCCTGAACTTAAATATCGCCATGCCGTTGCACATGATCTTCAGATCA GGCTCTCTCATAGCAAGCATGGCTCTAGGTAtcataattttgaagaaaag ATACAGCGTATATAAATACACGTCCATAGCCCTGGTGTCGCTGGGGATCTTTACCTGCACTTTCATGTCTGCAAAGCAAGTG GCATCTGACTCCAGCTTAAATGAAGACGACGGACCCCAAGTTTTCTTGTGGTGGCTGCTAG GTATTGCTGCACTCACCTTCGCCCTCCTCATGTCTGCCAGGATGGGGATTTTCCAGGAGATGCTGTACAAGCAGTTTGGGAAGCACTCCAAAGAAGCCCTTTTTTACAAC CATGCGTTACCACTCCCTGGCTTTCTCCTCCTGGCCCCAAACATCTACCACCATGCAGTCCTCTTCAGCCAGACCG AGCCGTTCCAGATCCCAGTGATCGGGCTGACCCTGCCAATCATGTGGTTCTACCTCCTCATGAACGTCGTCACTCA ATACGTCTGCATCCGCGGCGTCTTCATCCTCACCACGGAGTGCACCTCCCTCACTGTCACGCTGGTGGTGACGCTGCGCAAGTTCGTCAGCCTCATCTTCTCCATCCTCTACTTTCGCAACCCCTTCACGGCCTGGCACTGGCTGGGCACCACCTTCGTCTTCGTGGGGACTCTCATGTACACGGAGGTGTGGAACAGCCTCGGGCCCTTCCTGGCCCGCTGGAGGAAGAGGCCAAAGGAGGAGTAA
- the SLC35B4 gene encoding nucleotide sugar transporter SLC35B4 isoform X2, with translation MHPAVAVGLVFGGCCSNVVFLELLARQFPGCGNIVTFSQFLFIAVEGFIFETNFGRKKPAIPIRYYFIMVAMFFTVSVVNNYALNLNIAMPLHMIFRSGSLIASMALGIIILKKRYSVYKYTSIALVSLGIFTCTFMSAKQVASDSSLNEDDGPQVFLWWLLGIAALTFALLMSARMGIFQEMLYKQFGKHSKEALFYNHALPLPGFLLLAPNIYHHAVLFSQTDTAPNLGSGCWRIRAATWLLLSSSTKPAAGYPGCLHTLWWSVEHLGLRNSKSSADLQEQLFLDLFCSPWKSSLSCASNF, from the exons ATGCACCCGGCCGTGGCGGTAGGACTGGTGTTCGGCGGCTGCTGCAGCAACGTGGtgttcctggagctgctggccag GCAGTTTCCAGGATGTGGGAACATAGTGACATTCTCCCAGTTCCTGTTTATTGCGGTGGAAGGCTTTATATTCGAAACCAACTTTGGGAGGAAGAAGCCGGCCATACCAATAAG GTACTATTTCATCATGGTGGCCATGTTCTTCACTGTCAGTGTCGTCAACAACTATGCCCTGAACTTAAATATCGCCATGCCGTTGCACATGATCTTCAGATCA GGCTCTCTCATAGCAAGCATGGCTCTAGGTAtcataattttgaagaaaag ATACAGCGTATATAAATACACGTCCATAGCCCTGGTGTCGCTGGGGATCTTTACCTGCACTTTCATGTCTGCAAAGCAAGTG GCATCTGACTCCAGCTTAAATGAAGACGACGGACCCCAAGTTTTCTTGTGGTGGCTGCTAG GTATTGCTGCACTCACCTTCGCCCTCCTCATGTCTGCCAGGATGGGGATTTTCCAGGAGATGCTGTACAAGCAGTTTGGGAAGCACTCCAAAGAAGCCCTTTTTTACAAC CATGCGTTACCACTCCCTGGCTTTCTCCTCCTGGCCCCAAACATCTACCACCATGCAGTCCTCTTCAGCCAGACCG ATACAGCTCCTAATCTGGGGAGTGGGTGCTGGAGAATCCGAGCTGCCACGTGGCTCCTGCTCTCATCTTCTACCAAGCCCGCAGCAGGCTACCCTGGCTGCCTACACACTCTGTGGTGGTCCGTGGAGCATCTTGGCCTCCGGAACTCCAAAAGCTCAGCAGATTTGCAGGAGCAGCTCTTTCTGGACCTGTTCTGCAGCCCCTGGAAGTCCTCACTGAGCTGCGCATCAAACTTTTAG